The Erwinia billingiae Eb661 nucleotide sequence ACGGTATCGCGCACCACATCGAGGCTTTCGTTATAGCTCGGCACGTAGATGTCGACGGTCGGCCATAAGCTGACGTCTTCCGGCATCGGCTCGATGGTTCTCTTAAGCGGCCATGATGTTTGCAGGTAGCCGAGGATCAGGATCAGCCAGACATACACTTCGGCAATAAATAAGCCGATGCCTAAGATCGCTTCCACTTCGGAATTGAATGAGAGGGTTTCCGTCGCACGCCAGTATATATAGCGCGTCGACATTAATGCCGACAGGAACACCATTACCATAGAAATTTTGCGGCTTTTACTGAAGCCCATAACAAAAAGAATGGCAATAGAAATCAGACCAAAAATATACTGCTTCTGGCTGTCCATTGGGGTGATCACAATCACTGCGGCGAGCGGGAATAATACCAGCAGCAACAGGTAATACAGGACTTTTTTCATAAGTCATCCTGAAAACGAGACTATTATTTTTTACCGCAGCGCGGGCGCACTGCGGTGTTTCAGGCATCCATACCCGACGGCTGCGCCGTCGATTAGCGCGATCTCAGCGGCGCCTGCATTTCACCGTCGCCGACCTTGATATCCAGCAGCGCAGCAATACGCTTGCTGACGATCTCAATATCAAAGGCCGCCGCCGAAACAGGGCTGAAATCAAAGATGGACTGCTGCGAGGCATTGGCTTCCGCCACGCTCTCATCGCGATTCACCACACCCAACAACCGGTCGCCCAGTCGCTGTTGCATAAAGGCCGTTACGTCACGACTGATGTTGCGGCGGCTGTCACTCTGGTTCAGCACAAAGAAGTGTCCTGAACGCTGATTCAGCGCAGCGCCAATCATTTTTTCGTTTTCGATTTGCGGCAGCAGTGACAGCGAAGCGGTATCCGCCAGCATCACCACAAGGTGTAAATCGGCAAGATCGGTCATTGCCTTTAGGGCTGGACCCGGTCCTGGCGGAAAATCAGCGACAATCACCAGGCCTGGGTAGTTGAGGACGGTATGTAAACCCCGTGCGAGGAAGTTCGGGTCGCGGGATAAATTATCTTCAAATTCAACACGCTGCTGTTCAGTCACGTCACCATACGGCATCACAAAGATGTTGCCGCCGGTGGTTAAAATAGACTGGCTCCAGTCGGGTGATTCGGACGATTTCGCCACGTAACCCCGCCCGTCTGACAACGGCACGCCAAAATGCAGACGCAGGGCGTTCTGCACATCAAAGTCGATGGCCAGCACTTTGCTGCCGCCACGGGCGAGGGAATAGGCGAGGTTGGCCGCCAGCGTGGTTTTACCCACGCCCCCTTTGGGAGAACAAACACAAACTAACGGCATGAGGCAATTCTCTCCAGCAGAGGTTGCAGCAAAGTATCTTTCGATAAAGAGGTCACTGACGGCTCCGGCGCGGTGCTGAACAGCTGCTTAAAGCGCGGCAGATCGGCAGCCGGTTGCACCGGGGCTGCGGGCTGACGAGCCGGTGCAGTCTGCACGGGCGCAGCGGTGGGCAGCGAGGACAGGGACGCCATCAGCGGTGACGCGGCCGGGGCTGGCTGAGCAGCTGGTGCGGCGGCGGCTGGGGTGGCGAAGGCCGGCTGAGAAGCTGGTGCGGCGGCGGCAAAGGCCGGCTGAGCTGACGCCAGCGGGTTCTGCGCCTCATTAAACGGGTTCACGGCCTGAGGCTCAGGTGCAGGTGCAGGTTCCGCCACCGGCGCAGGCTTCAGCGACGCGGATATGCTGTCCAGCAAGGAGCCACCAATCTGCGCTGCCGCCGGTTTCGCCACGAGCGGCGCCACGCTGTGCGACGGCGCGTGCGTAGGCGGCTGGTGCTGTGGTTTTGGCTGCTGAACCGGCTGCACTGGCTGCGCGGCTTGTCCCAGCAGGGCATCCAGGCTGTCTTCGGCAATCGGTTGCGGCGCAGGCACATCGATACGCTGACCGTTGCCTAAAGCCGACTCTGCGCCATCATTCATTAACTGTTTGATGATCGCCCAATTGGCACTGTCTGAATTCTTCGTCTGTTCAGACATGTCCTTGAATTCGATATGGTTTGTTTGCGTTTTTTCTTTAAAACGCTGCAGGTCATCATAACTTTTCATGGGAATGATCGCGGAGAGTGGGGGGATTTCGCGGCAATATACCATACAATGTTTATATGCATCAGATTATTCTTATCGCCAGTCAGGGTGCAGAAGAATGATTAATTAACTCTTCAGGATAAATAAAATAAATGATTGCGCAGGCTATCAATCAACTTTGTTATTATTTGCCTTAATTAAATAATTTCGTCAGGTTAATTAAATAGAATGACGATTAAAAGACAATGAATGATAAGAGGAAATAGCCAACTTCTTTGAGTTTAGCAATACGTTAGGGGAAGTAATCAAAGTTTATGCTGGCAAGCGGTGAAATTTGACATAAGTCACCTTTGACTGGCCCTGAACCCCTACTTTATCCGGTGGTCCTGTTCCTCCCAGCCTTTTGAACTGACCATTGGTCCTAAGCGCAATCGCCTGAGCAATCGCTACTCACGCCTTATTTCTCTTATAAATTCGTCTGCTACGCACAGATAAAAAAAGGGCGAATCGATGATTCGCCCTTCTCGCTTATGGCCGGACCTCAGTTACCGACCGGTTGACCTTCATCCTGATCGACGGCGAAGCAGGCTATCTGCTGGTCGCCATACTGCTTGAGCTGCGGTTGCAGCTGGGTGCAGGGACCAAAACGGCGGCGGCAACGGGCGTTAAACGCGCAGCCCGGCGGCGGATTCAGCGGGCTTGGCAGCTCGCCGGTCAGCTTGATGCGTTCGCGACGCTCGTCCGGGTTCAGACGTGGCGTCGCAGACAGCAGCGCCTGGGTGTACGGATGGCGTGGGTTCGCAAAGATCGCTTCTTTACTGCCCCGCTCCACGCAGCGTCCCAGATACATCACCATCACTTCATCCGCGATATGCTCCACCACCGACAGGTCGTGGGAAATAAACACGTATGACAGCCCCAGCTCCTGTTGCAGATCCATCATCAGGTTCAGCACCTGCGCGCGCACCGACACGTCCAGCGCCGATACCGGTTCATCGGCAATCAGCACGTCCGGATCCAGCATCAGGCCACGGGCGATGGCAATACGCTGACGCTGACCGCCGGAGAACATATGCGGATAGCGATCGTAATGCTCGGTTTTCAGGCCGACCTTGGCCATCATCGCCAGGGTTTTCTCGCGGCGCTCGGCTTTGCTCAGGCTGGTGTTAATCAGCAGCGGCTCTTCAAGGATCTGGCTGACCTTTTTACGCGGGTTCAGCGAGCCGTAGGGGTTCTGGAAGACGATCTGAATTTTCTGGCGGCGCAGCTTCTGGGCCGCCGGATCGTGCTTCAGCAAATCCTGTCCCTGATAGAACAGCTGGCCTTCGGTCGGCGTTTCAATCATGGTCAGTAAACGGCCCAGCGTGGATTTACCACAGCCTGACTCGCCTACCACCGCCAGCGTTTTGCCGCGCTCCAGATTAAAGGAGACGCCGTCCAGCGCCTTCACCAGACGCTCCTGACCAAACAGCCCTTTCTTCACCGGGTAATGCTTTTTCAGATCGATCGCCTGCATCAGCAGCGCAGAGTTATGTTCAGGCTTCATAAGTTGGTCTCCCGGCATCATCCAGAGGGTAATGACATTTGGACTGACGCCCCGGAATATCACGTAATTCAGGTTCTTCAACCCGGCAGCGGTCGTTGGCATACGGGCAACGCGGGTTCAGCAGACAGCCCTGCGGACGGTCATATTTGCCCGGCACCACGCCCGGCAGTGACGCCAGACGCGCCTTGTCAGCGGCAAACTCCGGCAGCGCACGCAGCAGCGCCTGAGTGTACGGATGGCGTGGCGATTTGAAGATATCAACGGCCTTACCGGTTTCCACCACCTGCCCGGCATACATCACGATGATGTGGTGCGCGGCTTCGGCCACCAGCGCCAGATCGTGAGTGATCAGGATCAGCGCCATGTTCTCCTGCTGTTGCAGCTCAAGCAGCAGCTCGATGATCTGCGCCTGAATGGTCACATCCAGCGCGGTGGTGGGCTCATCGGCAATCAGCAGTTTTGGCCGACAGGCGATGGCCATCGCAATCATCACGCGCTGGCTCATCCCGCCCGAAAGCTGGTGCGGATAGACATCCAGACGCGACGACGGATCGGGGATGCCGACCTGGTTAAGCAGGTCAATCGCACGCTGGCGACGGGTTTTCTTGTTGCCGCCCTGATGCACCTTGATCGCTTCCATAATCTGGAAGCCCACGGTGTAACACGGATTCAGGCTGGTCATTGGATCCTGGAAAATCATCGCCACTTCCGAGCCCACCAGCTGGCGGCGCTCTTTCTCGGAGATGCGTTTCAGGTCGCGCTGGTTAAACTCCAGCTTTTCCGCCATCACTTTGCCGGGATAATCGATCAGCCCCATGATCGCCAGCGAGCTGACGGATTTACCGGAGCCGGATTCGCCGACGATGCCGACCACCTGGCCCTGCTCGACCTGATAGCTGATGCGATCGACCGCTTTAAACGGTGCCTTCTCGTCGCCGAAATGCACCGACAGTTTGTCTACAGTGAATAGTGCCATCTGGTGCCTCTACTGCTTGAGTTTCGGGTCGAGGGCGTCACGCAATCCGTCGCCCATCAGGTTAAATGCCAGTACGGTCAGCAGGATCGCGACACCAGGGAAGGTGACCACCCACCAGGCACTTTGCGCATACTGCAACACGTCGGAGAGCATGGTGCCCCACTCCGGTGTTGGTGGCTGCGCACCCATACCCAGGAAGCCCAGCGCGGCCATATCGAGGATCGCGTTGGAGAAGCCCAGAGACGCCTGCACGATCAGCGGTGCCAGGCAGTTTGGTAAAATGTTGATAAACATCTGGCGGATCGGGCCAGCGCCGGCCACGTTGGAAGCGGTGACATAATCGCGGTTCACTTCCACCAGCACCGCGGCGCGGGTCAGACGAATATAGTGCGGCAGGGCCACGAAGGTCAGCGCGATGGAGGCATTGACGATCGACGGCCCGAAGATTGCCACCAGCACCAACGCCAGCAGCAGGCTTGGCAGCGCCAGCATGATATCGACCAGACGCATAATCACGTTGTCGGTGACACCGCCGACGTAACCGGCGATCAGACCGAAAATCACGCCGAGGATCAGCGACAGCACCACCACCAGACAGCCGACCAGCAGCGACAGGCGGGCACCGTACATCAGACGGGAAAGCACATCGCGGCCCACGTCATCGGTACCGAGAATAAACTTCCAGCTGCCGCCATCCTGCCAGGCCGGCGGATGCAGCAACGCATCGCGGAACTGTTCAGACGGCGCATGCGGCGCCAGCACGTTGGCAAAGATCGCAATCAGGAACATCAGAACCACGTAAACCAGGCCGATCACCGCGCCTTTGTTACGCTTAAAGTAGTGCCAGAACTCCTGTAACGGGGTCATGGGCTTTGGGGCAGCGCTCACGCTGCCTGGATCGAGTGCAGACATATCCTCGTCCCCTTATTTCTTGTGGCGAATGCGCGGGTTAACCACGCCATAGAGCACATCAACCAGCAGGTTGACCGCGATAATCAGGATGGCCACCATCAGCACGCCGCCCTGCACCACCGGATAGTCACGACGCTGAAGCGCATCGATCAGCCAGCGGCCCAGACCCGGCCAGGAGAAGATGGTTTCGGTCAGGATGGCGCCCGCCAGCAGCGTGCCCACCTGCAACCCGATCACGGTCACCACCGGCAGCATCGCATTGCGCAGCGCATGGACCACAATCACCCGCATCCGCGTCAGCCCTTTGGCGCGCGCGGTACGGATGTAGTCTTCACCTAACACTTCCAGCATCGCCGAACGCGTCATACGGACGATCACCGCCAGCGGAATGGTCCCCAGCACGATGGCCGGCAGGATCATATGCATTACGGCGTCTTTGAAGTCGCCCGGTTCGCCCCAGATCAGGGTATCAATCAGCATAAAACCGGTTAGCGGCTGACTGTCGTCGAGGAACACCGTATCGCCTATTCGCCCCGCGACCGGGGTCAGGTTCCAGTGCACCGACACCAGCATGATCATCATCATTCCCCACCAGAAAATCGGCATGGAGTAACCGGTCAGCGAGATGCCGACCACGGTATGATCGAAGATGGAACCGCGTTTAACCGCAGCCAGTACCCCGGCAGGGATGCCGACAGCCACGGCAAAAATCATCGCGCAGATGCCCAGTTCCAGCGTCGCTTTAAAGCGCGGAACGAATTCCTGCCAGACCGGGATGCGGCTTTTCAGTGAAATGCCTAAATCGCCATGGAGCACGCCATAGACGTAGGAGACATATTGTTGCCACAGCGGCTTATCCAGACCCATCTGGGCCAGAAGCTGCGCGTGACGTTCAGGAGACATTCCGCGTTCGCCGGCCATAATCAGCACCGGATCGCCCGGGATCATATGGACAAACGCGAAGGTTAACAGGGTGATACCAATAAACGTTGGGATGACAAGTCCCAAACGTCGGAGTATGAACTGCAGCATATTCCGGATTCTCTTTTGGTTCCCGCAGGCTCGTAGCCCGAGAGATTATATTTGCTCACATCTTGCCGCGGATATTCTCCGCCGCGACGCTTTTCAGGGCGCCGTACCTGGCATTGATTGAATGAATTCAATTAATGATGACTTCAGATGGTGATAACCGTCGGGCGCAGAGTGAAGAACAAGGCGCGCGGCGCACAGCAACCCAGACATGGCATCGTGCCAGTCGAAGGTGGCGAGCGCCGCGCAACGCAGTTATTCAACCGCGCACCCGTTTACTATTCCTGAATATCAACGTTCTCGAAGTGATGTTTACCCAATGGGTCAACCACGTAGCCGGTCACTTTCTTGCTCACCGGCTCGTACACCGTAGAGTGCGCGATAATCAGCGCAGGCGCCTGGTCGTGCATCACAACCTGAGCCTGTTTGTAGTATTCAATACGTTTGTTGTGATCGGGCTCAGCACGGGCTGGCTGGATCTGGTCTTCAAACGGCTTGTAACACCAGCGGGAGTAGTTGGAACCGTCTTTTGCCGCTGCACAGCTGAACAGGGTGGCGAAGAAGTTATCCGGATCCCCATTATCGCCGGTCCAGCCCATCATCACGGTCTGGTGTTCACCGGCTTTAGCACGCTTCAGGTACTCGCCCCACTCGTAGGTGACGATCTTGGCTTTCACGCCAATTTTCGCCCAGTCGGACTGGATCATTTCAGCCATACGACGCGCGTTCGGGTTGTACGGACGCTGAACCGGCATTGCCCACAGGTCGATGGAGAACCCGTCTGGCATACCCGCTTCTTTTAGCAGCGCTTTCGCTTTCGCCGGGTCGTAGGTGTAATCCTTGACCGCGTCGTTGTAGCCCCACATGGTTGGTGGGATCAGGTTTTTGGCCGCCTGGCCAGCACCCTGATACACCGCGTCGATGATCGCCTGCTTGTTAACGGCCGTGATCAGCGCCTGGCGCACTTTCAGGTTATCCAGCGGTTTTTTCTCAGTGTTGAACGACAGGTAACCGACGTTCAGGCCTGGCATCTGCATCAGGTTGATATTTTTATCTTCCTTCATGCGGGCGATGTCAGCCGGGTTCGGGTACGGCATCACCTGGCATTCGCCTTTCTGCAGCTTGGCGTAACGCACGGACGCATCCGGGGTGATGGAGAACACCAGACGGTCGATTTTTGGCTTGGTGCCCCAGTACTGGTCAAAGGCTTTGTACAGGATGCGGGAGTCTTTCTGGTACTGCACCAGCTGGAACGGACCGGTACCGACCGGGTTCAGGTCGATTTTTTCCGGGGTACCGGCTTTCAGCATGTTGTCAGCGTATTCAGCCGACAGCACGGAGGCGAAGTCCATGCCGAGGTCGGCCAGGAACGGAGACTCAGGACGGGTCAGCACGAAGCGCACGGTATTGTCGTCCACTTTCTCGATTTTGCTGATCAGCTTCGGCATGTCCATGCCTTCGAAGTATTCGTAGCTGCCGCCAGAGACGCCATGATACTTGTTGTTCTTATCGAGCTGACGCTCGAAGGAGAACACCACGTCATCGGCGTTGAAATCGCGGGTTGGCTTGAAGTCTTTGGTGGTCTGCCACTTCACACCCTTACGCAGGTGGAAGGTGTAGGTTTTACCGTCTTCGCTCACTTCCCACTTCTCTGCCAGGCCAGGCTGGATTTCAGTGGTGCCGATTTTGAATTCAACCAGACGGTTGTAGATCGGAACTGAGCTGGCATCGTAAGTGGTGCCGGAGGTGAACAGCTGTGGGTTAAAGCCCTCAGGCGACCCTTCTGAACAATAAACAAGGGTTTTAGCCTGGACGCCAGCGGCAACGGTGAGAGCAATCAGGCTCAGACCTACCTTCAGCATCCCTGTTTTAGAAATACGCATGCTTCTGCTCCAATTGTGATGTGGTGTTGTGTGCACGTGCGCAAGACCCTGTATTTTTTTAGTGCGGTCTTTGCGTTGCCTTGCGGCGCTGGAGAAGGAAAGGATCGGTCAGGGGAGAAACCATCAGACTAATCCGCATCCTGTCTCGCTGAGGCATCAATTTGTCAACAGTTGCAAGGAACGTCAATACAACTGTCAGGTATTTACACAGAGTGTGAGAAACAGCAAGCAAACATAAAAAAAACCAATTGCGGGGTTTTTCAGAGGAAACGATTGATTGCAGCCAGTTTCACCGCACAAAGATAATGCCCACAACTTTAATCATGGCAATTTGCTCTAAAAAAAAACGATTAATTTAGTCGGCTAACTGGGTTATTTATGAACGATACGCTTTGCTTATATCAACTTAGCCAGCTAAATATGCTGCAACTGACGCATAAGAAATCAGCAACAACCCGGGATCGGTCATAAGCGGAACGCGGCGCGAAATAAGGGGATGAAACCAGACGGCAGAAGGGTTTCAGCGACTTTTTTTCCATTTAAAATGGACAAATTTTTGTAACAGTCATTTTTCGCCAACAGGATTTTATGCTGCGGTTTTGCGGTGGGGAATTTCAGGCATAAAAAAGCCCGGAACGATCCGGGCTAATTGCAGGGGTTTTGCAGCCGATCAGGCTTTGTCGTCTGTCGTCGCCGTGGCCTGTTTCGGATCGGCACACCAGTTGTTTTTCTGATTGATGCCGCCGTCTGGCGAGGTGTAGCCGAGGCAACCGAGCAGGGTATCAAACAGCTCAACGTGGCGATGGGTCTTGCCCACGCGCTGCTGGGCTTTCAGCCGTTCAAAGGCGCTCTGATTGGTTGGGTCTGCCAGATACTTATCGGACGCCCAGACAATCATCGGCACGCGGAACTGCTCCGGTGGTGCCATATGACGCGGCGTGCCGTGCAGGTGCATGTTCTCGCTGATCGATTCGCCGTGGTCCGCCGCATAGAAGACGATGGCTTTCTTATCACGCAGCTGGTCGAACACGCTGTCGAGCACCGTATCGGTGTACAGCACCGAGTTATCAAAGGCATTGATCAACATTGCCTTGCTGCAGGTGTCGTCGACGCCCATGCATTCAGGCTGATAGCGGGCAAACTCGCGCGGATAGCGCTGGGAATAGAGGTAGTGCGAGCCTTTAGTATGCAGCACCACCAGATGCTTGCCATCAGGGTGGCGATCCAGCGACTTTTTCAGCTCCGGCACCAGCAGCATATCGTCGACCGATTTGCCCTGATTCTCTTTCTCCGAGCCAATCTGCTCGCGGAAGGCGAAGTTATCCGCATTGGTGTTGTTGTAGAACCACACTTCGCTCTGCATGGCGAACAGCTCCGAGCTGAAGCCCAGTTCTTTCAGTACCGAGAAGACGTTCTGCTCTTTCAGGGTGCGGGCCGGGCCTTCATCGGTTCCGCCCTCACGCACAAACATACAGCGCAGCGACAGCTTGGTGGCGGTATCGCAGGACTCGCCCCGGAATGCCACCAGGTTCTTCTCTTTCGACAGTTTCGGCGTGGTATCACGGTCATAGCCGAGGATGCCCATATGGTCCCAGCGGGTGGTTTCACCGATGACAAATACCACATAGGTATCGTCCAGCCCGGCTGGCGCGGTGTAGGTAAACTGCTTCGCCGGATCCAGCAGGTCCTTGCTGTCCATCTTCTCGTCGTAGCTGGTATAGGCAAACAGCCCCAGCGCCGACAGCCAGTTCGACGGCAGATAGGAGTGCGCCACCACGCCGCCATAGCTTGGCAGATCGACGTTGGTCAGCTTTTCATTGATGTTCTGCTGCTTATCAAGGAAGCGGATCGGCAACCAGACCAGCGCGACGGCCAGCAGCAGGATCAGCAGCGGTTTAATGCGGTGTCCCGGGGTTTTCAGCTGCTCAAGCAGGGTCAGGCGCAGCGCGTTGCACCAGATCAGCACTAACGGCACGATGCTGACGGACAGCATCCACAGGACGAAGTGGTAACCAATCACCTCTTTCGACAGGTCGGTATCGGTGGTCATCACCGAGGCGACGATGCCGTAGCCAATAACGACGTTAAAGAAGCTCATATAGTAGCTGGCGGCGACCGAAATCAGCACCAGCGCGGTGGCGGTAATGCGCCAGAACACCTTGCCGCCGAGCGACAGCAGACGCATCAGGAAGAAGGTCAGCAGGACGATTGCCACCACTTCCACCGCAGCAGAAAACCACTGCATGGCGTTAAATTGGGCCAGAAAGGGATCAAAACGACGGTAAAACACCGGTATATTCAAAAAGATACCGATGTAAAATGCCAGCATCAGCGAGAGCTTCTGCTGTGTTAGAGATTTAATAAAATTCATTCAACCTATTTCCCGGTGTAACAAAAACGGATCTTAAACGCTAATCAGACCGTACCGTTACGCCAGAGTTCGGAAAGCAGGTCGATTATCCCCAGGTAAAATCATCACCCAGGAACGTCAAAGCGAAGGAGCCCCTCCGCACAAGCCGCGTAGTTAACCACAATACGCGCCCGTTTTCCCAAAAATCGTTCAGAAAAAGCTCAAAACCAGAAAAAATCGGCGTCAATGACGCAGGGTCCACCTGCCCAGACTCAAGTCATTGGCGCTGTGGCAAGGCAGCAAAAGAAGTCATCCCGATGAGCTTACATGAGTAAGTGATTCGGGTGGCTTCTTGCAGCTAACGCCGCCACGGCGTCAAGGACGCAGGGTCTAGATCCCGCTGAACCAATTGTATCCTTGATCCTCCCAGTACCCGCCGGGATTCTCATTGGTGACAAAAATG carries:
- the bcsQ gene encoding cellulose biosynthesis protein BcsQ, producing MPLVCVCSPKGGVGKTTLAANLAYSLARGGSKVLAIDFDVQNALRLHFGVPLSDGRGYVAKSSESPDWSQSILTTGGNIFVMPYGDVTEQQRVEFEDNLSRDPNFLARGLHTVLNYPGLVIVADFPPGPGPALKAMTDLADLHLVVMLADTASLSLLPQIENEKMIGAALNQRSGHFFVLNQSDSRRNISRDVTAFMQQRLGDRLLGVVNRDESVAEANASQQSIFDFSPVSAAAFDIEIVSKRIAALLDIKVGDGEMQAPLRSR
- the eptB gene encoding kdo(2)-lipid A phosphoethanolamine 7''-transferase, whose amino-acid sequence is MNFIKSLTQQKLSLMLAFYIGIFLNIPVFYRRFDPFLAQFNAMQWFSAAVEVVAIVLLTFFLMRLLSLGGKVFWRITATALVLISVAASYYMSFFNVVIGYGIVASVMTTDTDLSKEVIGYHFVLWMLSVSIVPLVLIWCNALRLTLLEQLKTPGHRIKPLLILLLAVALVWLPIRFLDKQQNINEKLTNVDLPSYGGVVAHSYLPSNWLSALGLFAYTSYDEKMDSKDLLDPAKQFTYTAPAGLDDTYVVFVIGETTRWDHMGILGYDRDTTPKLSKEKNLVAFRGESCDTATKLSLRCMFVREGGTDEGPARTLKEQNVFSVLKELGFSSELFAMQSEVWFYNNTNADNFAFREQIGSEKENQGKSVDDMLLVPELKKSLDRHPDGKHLVVLHTKGSHYLYSQRYPREFARYQPECMGVDDTCSKAMLINAFDNSVLYTDTVLDSVFDQLRDKKAIVFYAADHGESISENMHLHGTPRHMAPPEQFRVPMIVWASDKYLADPTNQSAFERLKAQQRVGKTHRHVELFDTLLGCLGYTSPDGGINQKNNWCADPKQATATTDDKA
- the dppC gene encoding dipeptide ABC transporter permease DppC, translated to MSALDPGSVSAAPKPMTPLQEFWHYFKRNKGAVIGLVYVVLMFLIAIFANVLAPHAPSEQFRDALLHPPAWQDGGSWKFILGTDDVGRDVLSRLMYGARLSLLVGCLVVVLSLILGVIFGLIAGYVGGVTDNVIMRLVDIMLALPSLLLALVLVAIFGPSIVNASIALTFVALPHYIRLTRAAVLVEVNRDYVTASNVAGAGPIRQMFINILPNCLAPLIVQASLGFSNAILDMAALGFLGMGAQPPTPEWGTMLSDVLQYAQSAWWVVTFPGVAILLTVLAFNLMGDGLRDALDPKLKQ
- the dppD gene encoding dipeptide ABC transporter ATP-binding protein; amino-acid sequence: MALFTVDKLSVHFGDEKAPFKAVDRISYQVEQGQVVGIVGESGSGKSVSSLAIMGLIDYPGKVMAEKLEFNQRDLKRISEKERRQLVGSEVAMIFQDPMTSLNPCYTVGFQIMEAIKVHQGGNKKTRRQRAIDLLNQVGIPDPSSRLDVYPHQLSGGMSQRVMIAMAIACRPKLLIADEPTTALDVTIQAQIIELLLELQQQENMALILITHDLALVAEAAHHIIVMYAGQVVETGKAVDIFKSPRHPYTQALLRALPEFAADKARLASLPGVVPGKYDRPQGCLLNPRCPYANDRCRVEEPELRDIPGRQSKCHYPLDDAGRPTYEA
- the dppF gene encoding dipeptide ABC transporter ATP-binding subunit DppF, which encodes MKPEHNSALLMQAIDLKKHYPVKKGLFGQERLVKALDGVSFNLERGKTLAVVGESGCGKSTLGRLLTMIETPTEGQLFYQGQDLLKHDPAAQKLRRQKIQIVFQNPYGSLNPRKKVSQILEEPLLINTSLSKAERREKTLAMMAKVGLKTEHYDRYPHMFSGGQRQRIAIARGLMLDPDVLIADEPVSALDVSVRAQVLNLMMDLQQELGLSYVFISHDLSVVEHIADEVMVMYLGRCVERGSKEAIFANPRHPYTQALLSATPRLNPDERRERIKLTGELPSPLNPPPGCAFNARCRRRFGPCTQLQPQLKQYGDQQIACFAVDQDEGQPVGN
- the dppB gene encoding dipeptide ABC transporter permease DppB, with protein sequence MLQFILRRLGLVIPTFIGITLLTFAFVHMIPGDPVLIMAGERGMSPERHAQLLAQMGLDKPLWQQYVSYVYGVLHGDLGISLKSRIPVWQEFVPRFKATLELGICAMIFAVAVGIPAGVLAAVKRGSIFDHTVVGISLTGYSMPIFWWGMMMIMLVSVHWNLTPVAGRIGDTVFLDDSQPLTGFMLIDTLIWGEPGDFKDAVMHMILPAIVLGTIPLAVIVRMTRSAMLEVLGEDYIRTARAKGLTRMRVIVVHALRNAMLPVVTVIGLQVGTLLAGAILTETIFSWPGLGRWLIDALQRRDYPVVQGGVLMVAILIIAVNLLVDVLYGVVNPRIRHKK
- the bcsO gene encoding cellulose biosynthesis protein BcsO, which codes for MVYCREIPPLSAIIPMKSYDDLQRFKEKTQTNHIEFKDMSEQTKNSDSANWAIIKQLMNDGAESALGNGQRIDVPAPQPIAEDSLDALLGQAAQPVQPVQQPKPQHQPPTHAPSHSVAPLVAKPAAAQIGGSLLDSISASLKPAPVAEPAPAPEPQAVNPFNEAQNPLASAQPAFAAAAPASQPAFATPAAAAPAAQPAPAASPLMASLSSLPTAAPVQTAPARQPAAPVQPAADLPRFKQLFSTAPEPSVTSLSKDTLLQPLLERIASCR
- the dppA gene encoding dipeptide ABC transporter periplasmic-binding protein DppA, whose amino-acid sequence is MRISKTGMLKVGLSLIALTVAAGVQAKTLVYCSEGSPEGFNPQLFTSGTTYDASSVPIYNRLVEFKIGTTEIQPGLAEKWEVSEDGKTYTFHLRKGVKWQTTKDFKPTRDFNADDVVFSFERQLDKNNKYHGVSGGSYEYFEGMDMPKLISKIEKVDDNTVRFVLTRPESPFLADLGMDFASVLSAEYADNMLKAGTPEKIDLNPVGTGPFQLVQYQKDSRILYKAFDQYWGTKPKIDRLVFSITPDASVRYAKLQKGECQVMPYPNPADIARMKEDKNINLMQMPGLNVGYLSFNTEKKPLDNLKVRQALITAVNKQAIIDAVYQGAGQAAKNLIPPTMWGYNDAVKDYTYDPAKAKALLKEAGMPDGFSIDLWAMPVQRPYNPNARRMAEMIQSDWAKIGVKAKIVTYEWGEYLKRAKAGEHQTVMMGWTGDNGDPDNFFATLFSCAAAKDGSNYSRWCYKPFEDQIQPARAEPDHNKRIEYYKQAQVVMHDQAPALIIAHSTVYEPVSKKVTGYVVDPLGKHHFENVDIQE